TACGCGCCCTGGAAGAACACGCGTAGCGTATGTAAAAACATCATGACGATTACAAGGCTCGCACCCCAGTGATGCATACCGCGGACAATTTGTCCAAACGCTACTTGGTTTTGAAGATAATATACAGACTCCCATGCGTTTTTGATGTCCGGCACATAATACATTGTCAGGAACATCCCGGATAGGATCTGGATGACTGTGATGAAAAACGTAAGACCTCCGAAGCAGTACACGAACGCAGAAAAATGATGCGCCGGGTTAACGTGCTCAGGTACCTCATGGTCTGCAATATCTCGCCACAAAGGCGTAATATCCAAACGCTCATCTACCCAATCGTAAATTTTGTTTAACAATGATTACGCCCCCTTCCGTGGTTCGGCTTTTCCTACATAAAGGAATCCGTCTTTCTCTTTTGTTGGATATACATCCAATGGTGCCAAAGGTGGTGTACCTGGCACGTTTGTTCCATCTTTCTCATAACGGCCGTAGTGGCAAGGGCAGAAGAACTGATCAGGATGCTCCTTATCAGTACCCCAGTCTACAACACAGCCAAGGTGCTTACAAACAGGAGACAATGCTACGATCTTTCCATCTTCACCCTTAAATACCCATGCTGTTCCCGTTTCTTCGGATTCATACCATGCATCTTTTTGTGTGAATTTAAAGTTGACTTTTTGCGGTTCTTTTGTGATATCTGCGATCTTTAACGGAGTCGCAATAAAATCTCCCGCATCTTCACCCCTAAGTACAGGATCCACGGCAAAGCGAACCATTGGCATCAACATCCCTGCAGCCATGAAACCGCCTACACCTGTTAGAGTATAGTTTAAGAATTGACGTCTTGAAACACGATGCTTACTCACGCTATTCCCCCCTCTATTACCAAGTTAAGTCCCCTACGGACATAATTTAAACACATTTTAAAACTAGGACATAACCATGATATATCAATCTCATTACAAAATCAATATAATACTATGTTGAAAACATTTTTCGCAGTGATAAAAATAACACCGAGTTATTCTTCTTCCCATTTCTCTGTGAACAAAGATAATAATTGCACAACCTGGTCCTCGACGATCGATACCTTCTGCTGATCCTGCATATGCTCCAAAGGCAATGAAGGAAGCCATAACACATTTCCCTTAAGCTCTTTCTCTTGCTGTCTCCAGCGACTGTCAGATGTGACATAAAAAATATGCTTGAATTGCTTGTCCAATAGAGTGTTTTCCCATTCCTTCAAAGCGTTCAAGCTTCCCTCATTTTCCTTTATGTATACAAAATCAGGCAAAAGGAAGATTCTCCCCCGAAACTGCTTTTCAAGCTGTGATGTAAGAATTCCTGCGAATTCCGCCATCGAGGCATTTTGTTTCATATCTTCACCAAAAGAAACTGGCAATAAAGGGACTATTGCCGTATCCACGTACTCAGCGGCTTTTTGATACATTTCAACATCTGCTGCCACCCATTTCATAACACCAACTCCATCTATCTATTAGGCTTAATTGCATGCATTATTTCTTTTAAGAACATAAGCCCTTTCATCAATTCTATAATATCATGATTAAAAATAGTTTTCGAATCGTATGCCGGTTTCGTGTTGGGACATTTTTGAGTAACCGCCTTTGGTTATGTCCTTAGGTTTGAACCTTTCGCTGGCTTTGCCTTTAGATCTTCCAAATTTCAGCCTCCTGCTCCTGTCCGAATTTGCACCAGGTTCAGACAATTCCTCGGCTTCTAACCGCAGTTTTTTCTCCGAAGTCACACCTAGTTCAGACATTTACACAGCTTCTCCTCCTCGTTTTGCACGAAGTCGCACCAGGTTCAGGCATTTCCTCGGCTTCTAACAGGAATTTATGCTGAGTGATTGTTCCACTCCTGACTGCCGGTTCACATATTCACTAAAATCAGGCAAAATAAAAAGCCTGCTTATGTAAGCAAGCTATAAGGAATTTACTGCGCCTAATTTTTTTAATTGCTCTGTTA
The nucleotide sequence above comes from Mesobacillus jeotgali. Encoded proteins:
- a CDS encoding YpiF family protein: MKWVAADVEMYQKAAEYVDTAIVPLLPVSFGEDMKQNASMAEFAGILTSQLEKQFRGRIFLLPDFVYIKENEGSLNALKEWENTLLDKQFKHIFYVTSDSRWRQQEKELKGNVLWLPSLPLEHMQDQQKVSIVEDQVVQLLSLFTEKWEEE
- a CDS encoding QcrA and Rieske domain-containing protein, yielding MSKHRVSRRQFLNYTLTGVGGFMAAGMLMPMVRFAVDPVLRGEDAGDFIATPLKIADITKEPQKVNFKFTQKDAWYESEETGTAWVFKGEDGKIVALSPVCKHLGCVVDWGTDKEHPDQFFCPCHYGRYEKDGTNVPGTPPLAPLDVYPTKEKDGFLYVGKAEPRKGA
- the qcrB gene encoding menaquinol-cytochrome c reductase cytochrome b subunit, with product MLNKIYDWVDERLDITPLWRDIADHEVPEHVNPAHHFSAFVYCFGGLTFFITVIQILSGMFLTMYYVPDIKNAWESVYYLQNQVAFGQIVRGMHHWGASLVIVMMFLHTLRVFFQGAYKKPRELNWVVGVLIFFVMLALGLTGYLLPWDMKALFATKVTLQIAEAVPLIGPYVKTLLSGHSTIVGAQTLTRFFAIHVFFLPAALLGLMGAHFLMIRKQGISGPL